The following coding sequences are from one Triticum dicoccoides isolate Atlit2015 ecotype Zavitan chromosome 4A, WEW_v2.0, whole genome shotgun sequence window:
- the LOC119288868 gene encoding uncharacterized protein LOC119288868 isoform X1, producing the protein MARGDYQDDDDDFMELLQQNHVTGRIKDGDEKKKRHRNRASQERLTILTEGFTDEQKGDVGEMEMQALMDVWCKNLVNPVCDWLSEIYDPASREFMVPGRGRLPLDEESMFCTLGVPYGEIKVPYEVNNKTGEAMFARLFPGMASMPNTTVLATSLEGMKTHGEVFKMKLLMYLISAVFAPTTSLRPRNKCFPILMNALSISFFLQSFDFDVIWKLVTARFLMFSFEC; encoded by the exons ATGGCTCGCggcgactatcaagatgatgatgatgacttcatggAGTTACTACAACAGAATCACGTGACTGGTCGGATAAAAGATGGCGATGAG AAGAAGAAACGTCATCGCAATAGGGCTTCGCAAGAACGCCTGACTATATTGACCGAGGGATTTACTGATGAGCAGAAGGGAGATGTTGGTGAGATGGAGATGCAGGCTCTGATGGATGTTTGGTGCAAGAACCTAGtgaaccctgtatgcgactggctcAGTGAGATTTATGATCCTGCCTCTAGAGAATTCATGGTTCCGGGACGTGGAAGACTGCCTTTGGATGAGGAATCcatgttctgcactttgggtgtgccctATGGAGAAATCAAAGTCCCGTATGAGGTGAATAATAAGACTGGGGAAGCCATGTTCGCCCGTTTGTTTCCTGGAATGGCATCCATGCCAAATACGACTGTGTTGGCAACTTCGCTGGAGGGCATGAAAACCCATGGCGAGGTTTTTAAGATGAAACTCCTCATGTACCTGATCTCAGCTGTCTTTGCGCCTACCACATCTCTTCGCCCAAGGAACAAGTGCTTCCCCATCCTGATGAATGCTCTCTCTATTTCTTTTTTCCTTCAATCTTTTGATTTTGATGTCATTTGGAAGCTAGTAACTGCCAGATTTTTGATGTTTTCATTTGAATGCTGA
- the LOC119288868 gene encoding uncharacterized protein LOC119288868 isoform X2 gives MARGDYQDDDDDFMELLQQNHVTGRIKDGDEKKKRHRNRASQERLTILTEGFTDEQKGDVGEMEMQALMDVWCKNLVNPVCDWLSEIYDPASREFMVPGRGRLPLDEESMFCTLGVPYGEIKVPYEVNNKTGEAMFARLFPGMASMPNTTVLATSLEGMKTHGEVFKMKLLMYLISAVFAPTTSLRPRNKRS, from the exons ATGGCTCGCggcgactatcaagatgatgatgatgacttcatggAGTTACTACAACAGAATCACGTGACTGGTCGGATAAAAGATGGCGATGAG AAGAAGAAACGTCATCGCAATAGGGCTTCGCAAGAACGCCTGACTATATTGACCGAGGGATTTACTGATGAGCAGAAGGGAGATGTTGGTGAGATGGAGATGCAGGCTCTGATGGATGTTTGGTGCAAGAACCTAGtgaaccctgtatgcgactggctcAGTGAGATTTATGATCCTGCCTCTAGAGAATTCATGGTTCCGGGACGTGGAAGACTGCCTTTGGATGAGGAATCcatgttctgcactttgggtgtgccctATGGAGAAATCAAAGTCCCGTATGAGGTGAATAATAAGACTGGGGAAGCCATGTTCGCCCGTTTGTTTCCTGGAATGGCATCCATGCCAAATACGACTGTGTTGGCAACTTCGCTGGAGGGCATGAAAACCCATGGCGAGGTTTTTAAGATGAAACTCCTCATGTACCTGATCTCAGCTGTCTTTGCGCCTACCACATCTCTTCGCCCAAGGAACAA GCGAAGCTGA